The following coding sequences are from one Streptomyces sp. V3I7 window:
- a CDS encoding peptidase C39 family protein has product MSRAQQPSRRTILAAAVAVAVASGTVPALAAPAASADADGATPDRPVDYRAWTTYTDWRSGAEEGTLAVAGSRPGLVLATPAGTTDYTDPHTGTTAAWEYATWTSPVHHLRVPATEVIASWNADTPAGTWLQVELQGTYTDGTDTPWYVMGRWAAGDEDIKRTSVDDQSDGKSTVWTDTFAIDDASTGLRLLSYRLRLTLHRRPGTRLTPTVWRLGAMGSDIPDRFTVPASTPGLAHELTVPRYSQEIHKGQYPQYDGGGEAWCSPTSSQMIIEYWGGRLTPEQLSWVDPSYADPQVDHAARSTYDYQYSGCGNWPFNAAYAATFPGLQGIVTRLSSLTDLETLIAAGIPAITSQSFLKTELTGAGYGTSGHLMTVIGFTAEGDVIANDPASPDDPAVRRVYLRREWENIWLRTKRYDANGKVRGGTGGVCYLYFPARPTPLQRKALAAVGVR; this is encoded by the coding sequence ATGAGCAGAGCTCAACAGCCCTCCCGCAGAACCATTCTGGCCGCCGCGGTCGCCGTGGCGGTGGCCTCGGGGACGGTTCCGGCGCTCGCCGCGCCGGCCGCGTCCGCCGATGCCGACGGCGCCACGCCGGACCGCCCCGTGGACTACCGCGCCTGGACGACGTACACCGACTGGCGCTCGGGCGCCGAGGAGGGGACGCTCGCCGTCGCCGGCTCCCGTCCCGGGCTCGTGCTCGCCACCCCCGCCGGCACCACCGACTACACGGACCCGCACACCGGCACCACCGCCGCCTGGGAGTACGCCACATGGACCTCGCCGGTCCATCACCTCCGCGTGCCCGCCACCGAGGTGATCGCGTCCTGGAACGCGGACACCCCGGCCGGCACCTGGCTCCAGGTCGAGCTGCAGGGGACGTACACCGACGGCACGGACACCCCCTGGTACGTGATGGGCCGCTGGGCCGCCGGTGACGAGGACATCAAGCGGACCTCGGTGGATGACCAGAGCGACGGCAAGAGCACCGTCTGGACGGACACCTTCGCCATCGACGACGCCTCCACCGGCCTGCGCCTGCTGTCGTACCGGCTGCGCCTCACCCTCCACCGCAGGCCCGGCACCCGGCTCACCCCCACCGTCTGGCGGCTCGGCGCCATGGGCTCCGACATCCCCGACCGCTTCACCGTGCCGGCCTCCACCCCGGGCCTCGCCCACGAGCTGACCGTCCCGCGCTACTCGCAGGAGATCCACAAGGGCCAGTACCCGCAGTACGACGGCGGCGGCGAGGCCTGGTGCAGCCCCACCTCCTCGCAGATGATCATCGAGTACTGGGGCGGCCGGCTCACCCCCGAGCAGCTGTCCTGGGTCGACCCGAGCTACGCCGACCCGCAGGTGGACCACGCAGCCCGCTCCACGTACGACTACCAGTACTCCGGCTGCGGCAACTGGCCCTTCAACGCGGCCTACGCGGCCACCTTCCCGGGCCTCCAGGGCATCGTCACCCGGTTGAGCTCGCTCACCGACCTGGAGACGCTGATCGCCGCCGGCATCCCGGCCATAACGTCCCAGTCCTTCCTCAAGACCGAGCTCACCGGGGCCGGTTACGGCACCTCGGGCCACCTGATGACGGTGATCGGCTTCACCGCCGAGGGCGACGTGATCGCCAACGACCCGGCCTCGCCGGACGATCCGGCGGTGCGGCGCGTCTACCTGCGGCGGGAGTGGGAGAACATCTGGCTCCGCACCAAGCGGTACGACGCGAACGGCAAGGTCAGAGGCGGTACCGGCGGCGTCTGCTACCTGTACTTCCCGGCCCGCCCGACTCCCCTGCAGCGCAAGGCACTTGCGGCGGTGGGCGTGCGCTGA
- a CDS encoding amino acid permease — translation MLDDDATLHAMGYPRKLTRRFKAFDNFAISFTIINVLSGIFSSFGFGMNAGGPRILIFGWIGVSVMVLLIGAAMAEVASAYPTSGALYFSAGKLAKRNKGAWSWYTGWLNFVGQIGGTAATGYAAATFIQAFVALQWPSYEPTAHQTVLITALIIVLQGLANTYSVRLVAILNRISVWWLLIGLVVIVTALVVMPEHHQSASFATHFVNNTGFTNGLYGGMLGLLVTSWTFTGFDGSFHMSEETVQATVNAPKGITRAIGYSAITGLILMLALVYSIGDYGHVASASAPPVQILIDGLGLGWAKAMLLIVIGAMLFCGLANLTSNTRQIFAFSRDGAMPGSRWWHSVSSRTRTPVKAVWLAVACSLALVVPGWWSHTAFTAIVSVNVVGLFLAYAVPVFLRLRLGADFQPGPWHLGRWGRPIGWLAVTWILLSSVLFMLPQASPITVDSFNYAPIALAAVLLIATVWWFATARRRFQGPVSYGRPDEVAAMDLI, via the coding sequence ATGCTGGACGACGACGCGACATTGCACGCGATGGGTTATCCGCGGAAACTCACGCGGAGATTCAAGGCGTTCGACAATTTCGCCATCTCGTTCACCATCATCAACGTCCTGTCGGGTATTTTCTCCAGCTTCGGCTTCGGTATGAACGCGGGCGGTCCCCGCATTCTGATATTCGGCTGGATCGGCGTTTCCGTCATGGTGCTGCTCATCGGCGCGGCCATGGCGGAGGTCGCGTCCGCGTATCCGACGAGCGGTGCCCTGTATTTCTCCGCCGGCAAACTCGCCAAGCGGAACAAGGGCGCCTGGTCCTGGTACACGGGCTGGCTGAACTTCGTCGGCCAGATCGGCGGTACGGCCGCCACGGGGTACGCCGCGGCCACCTTCATCCAGGCATTCGTCGCCCTCCAGTGGCCCTCCTACGAGCCGACCGCACACCAGACGGTGCTGATCACGGCCCTGATCATCGTGCTCCAGGGGCTCGCCAACACCTACAGCGTCCGGCTCGTCGCCATCCTCAACCGGATTTCCGTGTGGTGGCTGCTGATCGGACTCGTGGTGATCGTGACGGCACTGGTCGTGATGCCGGAGCACCACCAGTCGGCGTCCTTCGCCACGCATTTCGTGAACAACACCGGCTTCACGAACGGACTTTACGGCGGGATGCTCGGTCTCCTGGTGACCAGCTGGACGTTCACGGGCTTCGACGGCAGCTTCCACATGTCGGAGGAAACGGTCCAGGCGACGGTCAACGCGCCGAAGGGGATCACCCGCGCCATCGGTTATTCGGCGATCACGGGTCTGATCCTGATGCTCGCACTGGTCTACAGCATCGGCGACTACGGCCATGTGGCGAGCGCTTCCGCTCCGCCCGTCCAGATTCTCATCGACGGACTCGGCCTGGGCTGGGCGAAGGCGATGCTGTTGATCGTGATCGGCGCGATGCTGTTCTGCGGTCTCGCCAACCTCACCAGCAACACCCGGCAGATCTTCGCCTTCTCCCGTGACGGCGCCATGCCCGGCTCCCGCTGGTGGCACTCGGTCTCCTCGCGCACCCGTACGCCGGTCAAGGCGGTCTGGCTCGCGGTGGCGTGCTCCCTCGCCCTCGTGGTCCCGGGCTGGTGGTCCCACACGGCGTTCACCGCCATCGTCAGCGTCAACGTCGTCGGACTGTTCCTCGCCTACGCCGTCCCGGTCTTCCTGCGCCTGCGGCTCGGCGCCGACTTCCAGCCGGGCCCCTGGCACCTGGGCCGCTGGGGCCGCCCGATCGGCTGGCTCGCGGTGACCTGGATCCTCCTGAGCAGCGTCCTGTTCATGCTGCCCCAGGCCTCCCCGATCACCGTCGACTCCTTCAACTACGCCCCGATCGCCCTGGCCGCGGTCCTGCTCATCGCCACCGTCTGGTGGTTCGCCACGGCCCGCCGCCGCTTCCAGGGCCCGGTGAGCTACGGCCGCCCGGACGAGGTCGCGGCGATGGACCTGATCTGA
- a CDS encoding uridine kinase — protein sequence MHTLASLLRGLPPSCGPVRLIGVDGHAGSGKSTFAARLSATLGGAPLLHLDDVASHDELFGWTGRLLAQVIEPLARGESASYLPYDWRARRFGEPRALPPAPVVLIEGVGAGRRALRPHLARLLWMELPHEESWTRGRRRDGAEQRDFWAGWVEAERRHFAEDPSRPYADLLVLQSQEGYEVLPGPGASTGPVRDVTHRDEPPAVW from the coding sequence ATTCACACCCTCGCCTCCCTCCTGCGCGGGCTTCCGCCGTCCTGCGGACCGGTCCGGCTCATCGGCGTCGACGGGCACGCCGGTTCCGGGAAGTCCACGTTCGCCGCCCGGCTGAGCGCCACCCTCGGTGGGGCACCGCTGCTGCACCTGGACGACGTCGCCAGCCACGACGAACTCTTCGGCTGGACGGGGCGCCTGCTGGCCCAGGTGATCGAGCCGCTCGCCCGCGGCGAGAGCGCCTCCTACTTGCCCTACGACTGGCGTGCCCGCCGATTCGGCGAGCCCCGCGCCCTGCCGCCCGCGCCCGTGGTCCTGATCGAAGGGGTCGGCGCCGGGCGCCGGGCGCTGCGTCCACATCTGGCGCGGCTGCTGTGGATGGAACTGCCGCACGAGGAGTCCTGGACGCGCGGGCGCCGGCGGGACGGGGCGGAACAGCGGGACTTCTGGGCCGGATGGGTCGAGGCGGAGCGCCGGCACTTCGCCGAGGACCCCTCGCGGCCGTACGCGGATCTTCTGGTGCTGCAGTCACAGGAGGGGTACGAGGTGCTGCCGGGACCCGGCGCGTCCACCGGACCGGTCCGCGATGTCACGCACCGTGACGAACCGCCCGCAGTGTGGTGA
- a CDS encoding AAA family ATPase translates to MDFGTQGPKAPADLAWLRGVDAYTMGAYPQAEEEFRAAVRMDPGMTDAWLGLHALRVDTTTALLRMFRHRDRFGEQRARHGRTLNSWYWLGWWVQPVLESPRDLLLAHASHWLDGRHVPELDRALAGLPPVDTDPQVRFLHACRAYLVKDWEQLVRHTEPLLDDPLLGIEAGLFGGMARVRLEMYGHAEPLLSAALMRCRSEQPQRKELRYWLARAHEGTGRSAAALPLYRAVHRVDPAFMDTAARLAAIGEADGYDEVADLAAITLTGAGQDTVDGPDTLDPLFGTEGRDLRLTEPELRASGPLPSAGDPAGREKSAVPSPPLPPGPTDPALLEEALAELERMVGLEPVKRQVKALSAQLNMARLRAGQGLPVQPPKRHFVFSGPSGTGKTTVARILGRVFYALGLLGGDHLVEAQRADLVGEYLGQTAVKANELIDSAIGGVLFVDEAYALSNAGYGKSDAYGDEALQVLLKRAEDNRDHLVVILAGYPEGMDRLLAANPGLSSRFTTRVDFPSYRPLELTAIGEVLAAENGDVWDEEAREELLSIAGHVVDQGWIDELGNGRFLRTLYEKSCAYRDLRLSVCPGALSREDLATLRLPDLMQAYGEVLSGRGPQDPSAL, encoded by the coding sequence ATGGACTTCGGCACGCAGGGCCCCAAGGCCCCGGCCGACCTCGCCTGGCTGAGAGGCGTGGACGCCTACACCATGGGCGCCTACCCGCAGGCGGAGGAGGAGTTCCGCGCCGCGGTGCGGATGGATCCCGGAATGACGGACGCGTGGCTCGGGCTGCACGCACTGCGCGTGGACACGACGACCGCGCTGCTGAGGATGTTCCGGCACCGCGACCGCTTCGGGGAGCAGCGGGCGCGGCACGGCCGGACGCTCAACTCCTGGTACTGGCTGGGCTGGTGGGTGCAGCCGGTGCTGGAGAGCCCGCGCGATCTGCTGCTCGCGCACGCCTCGCACTGGCTGGACGGCCGGCACGTGCCGGAGCTGGACCGGGCGCTGGCGGGCCTGCCGCCGGTGGACACCGATCCGCAGGTGCGCTTCCTGCACGCCTGCCGGGCCTATCTGGTCAAGGACTGGGAGCAGCTCGTCCGGCACACCGAACCGCTCCTCGACGATCCCCTGCTGGGCATCGAGGCCGGTCTGTTCGGCGGCATGGCCCGGGTGCGGCTGGAGATGTACGGCCACGCGGAGCCGCTGCTGTCGGCGGCGCTGATGCGCTGCCGCAGCGAGCAGCCGCAGCGCAAGGAGCTGCGCTACTGGCTGGCGCGGGCCCATGAGGGGACGGGGCGCAGCGCGGCAGCGCTCCCCCTGTACCGGGCGGTGCACCGGGTCGACCCCGCCTTCATGGACACCGCGGCCCGGCTCGCCGCCATCGGCGAGGCCGACGGCTACGACGAGGTGGCCGACCTCGCCGCGATCACGCTCACCGGCGCCGGCCAGGACACCGTGGACGGCCCCGACACCCTCGACCCGCTCTTCGGCACCGAGGGCCGCGACCTCCGGCTGACCGAGCCGGAGCTGCGGGCGTCCGGTCCGCTGCCGTCGGCGGGCGATCCGGCGGGGCGGGAGAAGAGCGCCGTACCGTCGCCGCCGCTGCCCCCCGGGCCGACCGATCCGGCGCTGCTGGAGGAGGCGCTCGCCGAGCTGGAGCGCATGGTGGGCCTCGAACCGGTGAAGCGGCAGGTCAAGGCGCTGTCCGCACAGTTGAACATGGCGCGGCTGCGGGCCGGTCAGGGGTTGCCCGTCCAGCCGCCGAAACGCCACTTCGTCTTCTCCGGCCCCTCGGGCACCGGCAAGACCACCGTCGCCCGCATCCTCGGCCGGGTCTTCTACGCCCTCGGGCTGCTCGGCGGCGACCATCTGGTGGAGGCCCAGCGGGCGGACCTCGTCGGCGAGTACCTGGGCCAGACGGCCGTGAAGGCCAACGAGCTGATCGACTCCGCGATCGGCGGCGTGCTGTTCGTGGACGAGGCGTACGCGCTGTCCAACGCGGGCTACGGCAAGAGCGACGCCTACGGCGACGAGGCGTTGCAGGTGCTGCTGAAGCGGGCCGAGGACAACCGCGACCACCTGGTGGTGATCCTGGCCGGCTACCCGGAAGGCATGGACCGGCTCCTCGCCGCCAACCCGGGGCTGTCGTCCCGCTTCACGACCCGCGTCGACTTCCCGTCGTACCGCCCCCTGGAGCTGACCGCGATCGGCGAGGTGCTCGCCGCCGAGAACGGTGACGTGTGGGACGAGGAGGCGCGGGAGGAGCTGCTGTCCATCGCCGGGCACGTGGTCGACCAGGGGTGGATCGACGAGCTGGGCAACGGGCGGTTCCTGCGGACGCTGTACGAGAAGAGCTGCGCCTACCGCGATCTGCGGCTGTCCGTCTGTCCGGGCGCGCTGTCCCGGGAGGATCTGGCGACGCTGCGGCTGCCGGATCTGATGCAGGCGTACGGGGAGGTCCTGTCGGGGCGGGGGCCGCAGGATCCGTCGGCACTGTGA
- a CDS encoding hemolysin family protein, which translates to MSVLQLLFAALLVLANGFFVGAEFALVSVRRSQIEPLGTTRARQVLYGLQRLPQMMAAAQFGITVCSLTLGAVAEPTVAHLLEPVFVWMRLPEGMIHPLGYVIALAAVVFCHLVIGEMVPKNLAMAAPEKAAVWLGPGLVAFARVCRPITVALGACAQGILRLFRVEPKDEVEAVFTSEQLNRLVEDSGQAGLLGPEEQERLEDALELGSRPVTDVLLARESLVTVPPSVTPGQIVELTARTGYSRFPVASENGAFMGYVHVKDVLDLEDSERAVPQHIWRPMATLRAELPLDDALTVMRRAATHLAQVADASGKVLGLVALEDVLEVLVGEVRDPAHRRAPDVKVTEQPAGGRPEQALAS; encoded by the coding sequence ATGAGCGTGCTCCAACTCCTCTTCGCCGCGCTGCTCGTGCTCGCCAACGGATTCTTCGTCGGCGCCGAGTTCGCGCTCGTGTCCGTGCGCCGCAGCCAGATCGAACCGCTCGGCACCACGCGCGCCCGCCAGGTGCTGTACGGCCTTCAGCGGCTGCCGCAGATGATGGCCGCCGCCCAGTTCGGCATCACCGTCTGCTCGCTCACCCTGGGCGCGGTCGCCGAGCCGACGGTCGCGCACCTGCTGGAGCCGGTGTTCGTGTGGATGCGTCTGCCGGAAGGGATGATCCATCCCCTCGGCTACGTCATCGCCCTCGCGGCGGTGGTCTTCTGCCACCTCGTGATCGGTGAGATGGTCCCGAAGAACCTGGCGATGGCCGCCCCGGAGAAGGCCGCAGTGTGGCTCGGCCCCGGTCTGGTCGCCTTCGCCCGCGTCTGCCGGCCCATCACCGTGGCCCTCGGCGCCTGCGCCCAGGGCATCCTGCGGCTCTTCCGCGTCGAGCCCAAGGACGAGGTCGAGGCCGTCTTCACCAGCGAGCAGCTCAACCGGCTGGTGGAGGACTCCGGCCAGGCGGGCCTGCTCGGCCCCGAGGAGCAGGAGCGCCTGGAGGACGCGCTGGAGCTGGGGTCGCGCCCGGTCACCGACGTGCTCCTGGCGCGCGAGTCCCTGGTGACGGTGCCGCCGTCGGTCACGCCCGGCCAGATCGTCGAGCTGACCGCCCGCACCGGCTACTCCCGCTTCCCGGTCGCCTCCGAGAACGGGGCCTTCATGGGCTACGTGCACGTGAAGGACGTACTGGACCTGGAGGACTCCGAACGGGCCGTGCCGCAGCACATCTGGCGCCCCATGGCCACCCTCCGGGCCGAACTGCCCCTGGACGACGCCCTGACGGTGATGCGCCGCGCGGCGACCCACCTGGCGCAGGTCGCCGACGCCTCCGGCAAGGTCCTCGGCCTGGTCGCCCTGGAGGACGTACTGGAGGTCCTCGTGGGCGAGGTCCGGGACCCGGCGCACCGGCGGGCCCCGGACGTCAAGGTCACGGAGCAGCCGGCCGGCGGCCGGCCGGAGCAGGCCCTGGCCAGCTGA
- a CDS encoding hemolysin family protein yields the protein MTTPLLLLAAAFVLILANGFFVAAEFGLVTVERADAENAAADGDRRARTVVESLKELSFQLSGTQLGITITSLVVGMLAEPALAELLHAPITAIGIPDGAVSGVAVVVGMLLASAVQMVIGELVPKNWAVSKPLQVARFVAAPQARFSRLFRPVIAALNTVANRLVRALGVEPAEELASARTPGELVSLARHSAQAGALEQDTADLFVRTLSLGELTAQAVMTPRVKVSALQSSATAEDVVNLTRATGLSRFPVYREKIDEVVGMAHLKDALAVPVRDRLRTPVTRIARPALLVPETLPVQPLLTRLRSEQPIAVVVDEYGGTAGVVTLEDIVEELVGEVRDEHDGHAVPELAVAPPEDGRPAWDVAGSVRVDTLQRIGLEVPEGPYETVAGLVADLLGRIPVPGDRAELPGWRLLVRQVGHYRAERVRIVRTAPVAPVVEAVR from the coding sequence ATGACCACCCCCCTGCTGCTCCTCGCAGCCGCGTTCGTGCTGATCCTCGCCAACGGCTTCTTCGTGGCGGCCGAGTTCGGCCTCGTCACGGTCGAGCGCGCCGACGCCGAGAACGCCGCGGCCGACGGCGACCGACGCGCCCGTACGGTCGTGGAGTCGCTGAAGGAGCTGTCCTTCCAGCTCTCCGGCACCCAGCTCGGCATCACCATCACCTCCCTGGTCGTCGGCATGCTCGCCGAACCGGCCCTGGCGGAGCTGCTGCACGCCCCGATCACCGCGATCGGGATACCTGACGGGGCCGTCTCCGGCGTCGCCGTGGTCGTCGGCATGCTGCTCGCCTCGGCGGTGCAGATGGTGATCGGGGAACTGGTCCCCAAGAACTGGGCGGTCTCCAAGCCGCTCCAGGTGGCCCGCTTCGTCGCGGCCCCGCAGGCCCGCTTCTCGCGCCTGTTCCGGCCCGTGATCGCCGCGCTGAACACGGTCGCCAACCGGCTCGTGCGCGCGCTCGGCGTCGAGCCCGCCGAGGAACTGGCCTCCGCCCGCACCCCCGGCGAGCTCGTCTCCCTGGCCCGGCACTCCGCCCAGGCGGGCGCCCTGGAGCAGGACACGGCCGATCTGTTCGTACGGACCCTGTCGCTGGGCGAGCTGACCGCGCAAGCCGTGATGACGCCGCGCGTGAAGGTCAGCGCGCTGCAGTCGTCGGCCACCGCCGAGGACGTCGTCAACCTCACCCGGGCCACCGGCCTGTCCCGCTTCCCCGTCTACCGGGAGAAGATCGACGAGGTCGTCGGCATGGCGCACCTCAAGGACGCCCTCGCCGTTCCGGTCCGCGACCGGCTGCGCACCCCGGTCACCCGCATCGCCCGCCCGGCGCTGCTGGTCCCCGAGACCCTGCCGGTGCAGCCGCTGCTCACCCGGCTGCGCAGCGAGCAGCCCATCGCGGTCGTCGTGGACGAGTACGGCGGCACCGCGGGTGTGGTGACGCTGGAGGACATCGTCGAGGAACTCGTCGGCGAGGTCCGCGACGAGCACGACGGCCACGCCGTCCCCGAACTCGCCGTCGCTCCCCCCGAGGACGGCAGGCCCGCCTGGGACGTGGCCGGCAGCGTGCGCGTCGACACCCTCCAGCGCATAGGCCTGGAGGTGCCCGAGGGGCCCTACGAGACCGTCGCCGGACTCGTCGCCGACCTGCTCGGCCGCATCCCCGTCCCGGGCGACCGGGCCGAACTGCCCGGCTGGCGGCTCCTGGTGCGCCAGGTCGGGCACTACCGCGCCGAGCGCGTCCGCATCGTCCGTACCGCCCCCGTGGCCCCCGTCGTGGAGGCGGTCCGATGA
- a CDS encoding PH domain-containing protein, with protein sequence MSQTTPLPALPVTLRPGRTRAVLLTAGVVIFLVLTAVALLLEQLGPGDRVTFIVAGALALWALARFARVKVVADESGVTVVNIARSRRLDWAEILRVNLRPGDPWVFLDLSDGTSLPALGIQPGIDRQRAVADARTLRALTEARALGGPEPHQG encoded by the coding sequence ATGTCGCAGACCACACCCCTTCCCGCGCTGCCCGTCACCCTGCGGCCGGGCCGCACGCGCGCCGTCCTGCTCACCGCCGGAGTCGTGATCTTCCTGGTCCTCACCGCGGTGGCCCTGCTGCTGGAGCAGCTCGGTCCGGGGGACCGGGTGACCTTCATCGTCGCCGGGGCCCTGGCCCTGTGGGCGCTCGCCCGGTTCGCCCGGGTGAAGGTCGTCGCGGACGAGTCCGGCGTGACCGTGGTGAACATCGCCCGCAGCCGCCGGCTGGACTGGGCGGAGATCCTCCGGGTGAACCTCCGCCCGGGCGATCCCTGGGTGTTCCTCGACCTCAGCGACGGCACCAGCCTGCCCGCGCTCGGCATCCAGCCGGGCATCGACCGGCAGCGCGCCGTCGCCGACGCGCGCACGCTGCGGGCCCTCACCGAGGCCCGCGCCCTCGGCGGTCCGGAGCCGCACCAGGGCTGA
- the hisG gene encoding ATP phosphoribosyltransferase: protein MLRIAIPNKGSLSGPAGEMLHEAGYRQRRESKELRVVDPVNEVEFFYLRPRDIAIYVASGRLDIGITGRDLLIDSGAGVEEILPLGFARSTFRYASKPGTATDVADLGGKTVATSYEGIVAKHLADNGIDASVVHLDGAVETAIELGVAEVIADVVETGTSLRNAGLEVFGEPIMTSEAVVIRRTGADTDEPKVQQFLRRLQGVLVARTYVMMDYDCRVEQLEKAVALTPGLESPTISPLHNEGWVAVRAMVPAKDAQRIMDDLYAIGARAILTTAIHACRL, encoded by the coding sequence ATGCTGCGCATCGCCATCCCCAACAAGGGTTCCCTGTCCGGCCCTGCGGGGGAGATGCTGCATGAGGCCGGCTACCGGCAGCGCCGGGAGTCCAAGGAACTGCGCGTCGTGGACCCGGTGAACGAGGTCGAGTTCTTCTACCTCCGCCCCCGCGACATCGCGATCTACGTCGCCTCCGGCCGCCTCGACATCGGCATCACCGGCCGCGACCTGCTGATCGACTCGGGCGCGGGCGTGGAGGAGATCCTCCCGCTCGGCTTCGCCCGCTCCACCTTCCGCTACGCCTCCAAGCCGGGCACGGCCACCGACGTGGCGGACCTCGGCGGCAAGACCGTCGCCACCTCCTACGAGGGCATCGTCGCCAAGCACCTCGCCGACAACGGCATCGACGCCTCCGTCGTCCACCTCGACGGCGCGGTCGAGACGGCCATCGAGCTGGGCGTCGCCGAGGTCATCGCCGACGTCGTCGAGACCGGCACCTCGCTGCGCAACGCCGGCCTGGAGGTCTTCGGCGAGCCGATCATGACCTCCGAGGCGGTCGTCATCCGCCGCACCGGCGCCGACACCGACGAACCCAAGGTCCAGCAGTTCCTGCGCCGCCTCCAGGGCGTCCTGGTGGCCCGGACGTACGTGATGATGGACTACGACTGCCGCGTCGAGCAGCTGGAGAAGGCCGTCGCGCTCACCCCCGGTCTGGAGTCCCCGACCATCTCCCCGCTGCACAACGAGGGCTGGGTCGCCGTGCGCGCCATGGTCCCCGCCAAGGACGCCCAGCGGATCATGGACGACCTGTACGCCATCGGCGCGCGGGCCATCCTGACCACCGCCATCCACGCCTGCCGCCTCTGA
- a CDS encoding phosphoribosyl-ATP diphosphatase: protein MSKKTFEELFTELQHKAATGDPATSRTAELVGKGVHAIGKKVVEEAAEVWMAAEYEGKDAAAEEISQLLYHVQVMMVARGISLDDVYAHL, encoded by the coding sequence ATGTCCAAGAAGACGTTCGAGGAGCTCTTCACCGAGCTCCAGCACAAGGCAGCCACCGGCGATCCCGCCACCTCCCGCACCGCGGAACTGGTCGGCAAGGGTGTTCATGCCATCGGCAAGAAGGTCGTCGAAGAGGCCGCCGAGGTCTGGATGGCCGCCGAGTACGAGGGCAAGGACGCGGCCGCCGAGGAGATCTCGCAGCTGCTGTACCACGTCCAGGTGATGATGGTCGCCCGCGGCATCTCCCTGGACGACGTCTACGCCCACCTCTGA
- the ribH gene encoding 6,7-dimethyl-8-ribityllumazine synthase codes for MSGKGAPEVSVRGASDLRVAVIAAQWHEKVMDGLVDGALRALHDLGIDEPTLLRVPGSFELPVAAKVLAGRGYDAVVALGVVIRGGTPHFDYVCQGVTQGLTQVSIETGVPVGFGVLTCDTEEQALDRAGLEGSSEDKGHEAVTAAVATAVTLRSVSEPWH; via the coding sequence GTGAGCGGCAAGGGTGCACCGGAAGTGTCCGTACGAGGCGCGAGCGACCTGCGGGTCGCCGTCATCGCGGCCCAGTGGCACGAGAAGGTGATGGACGGTCTGGTGGACGGCGCCCTGCGCGCCCTGCACGACCTCGGTATCGACGAGCCGACCCTGCTCAGGGTCCCCGGCAGCTTCGAGCTCCCGGTCGCCGCCAAGGTCCTCGCTGGCCGCGGCTACGACGCGGTCGTCGCCCTCGGTGTCGTCATCCGCGGCGGCACCCCCCACTTCGACTACGTCTGCCAGGGCGTCACCCAGGGCCTCACCCAGGTCTCCATCGAGACCGGCGTCCCCGTCGGCTTCGGCGTGCTGACCTGCGACACCGAGGAGCAGGCCCTGGACCGGGCCGGCCTGGAGGGATCGAGCGAGGACAAGGGCCACGAGGCCGTGACCGCCGCGGTCGCCACCGCGGTCACGCTGCGCTCGGTGTCCGAACCCTGGCACTGA